The Microbacterium limosum genome contains a region encoding:
- a CDS encoding DUF7059 domain-containing protein, translating into MIPEPSPSLCAALAADLDAAGYTSARLRALWGVVADEALGRGRALPVRRALARVDDAAATLARLFWLGDPVSSGELERALPRCGVAGLVALGLAREDAAGIVPLAVVRPQAFVDDAGAGEWWIASDLDEVALGGPIAPDHVLGVGGASMTLAGLQLPVPADRVLDLGTGCGIQALRARRAAEAVVATDVSEPALRFARLNALLNDVAGVQTRHGSLFEPVAGESFDRIVSNPPFVITPRATGVPAYEYRDGGLEGDDLVRAVVTGAGTHLSPGGTAQLLGNWEYRDGEDGLERVREWVALSPVALDAWVIERERLDPVAYAELWIRDGGTVPGSPGYDVLLSAWLDDFAARGVDEIGFGYILLRRPREGRPTLARYERVAQPVAERALGAHLAACLVAHDRQRALDDDGLAASVLQVADDVTEARHHLPGAADPSVIELRQGGGFSRTIPVDPALAALVGACDGELPVGRLIDAIAQLMEVDAAALREDLLPRVRDLLGDGLLRFAGS; encoded by the coding sequence GTGATCCCCGAACCCTCCCCGTCCCTGTGTGCCGCGCTCGCCGCCGATCTGGATGCCGCGGGCTACACCTCCGCGCGGCTGCGGGCCCTGTGGGGCGTGGTGGCCGACGAGGCGCTCGGCCGGGGCCGCGCGCTGCCGGTGCGCCGCGCGCTGGCCCGCGTCGATGACGCCGCCGCGACGCTGGCACGCCTGTTCTGGCTCGGCGACCCCGTCTCCTCGGGCGAGCTGGAGCGGGCTCTGCCGCGCTGCGGTGTCGCGGGACTCGTGGCGCTGGGACTCGCGCGGGAGGATGCCGCGGGGATCGTCCCGCTCGCGGTGGTGCGCCCGCAGGCGTTCGTCGACGACGCGGGCGCCGGCGAGTGGTGGATCGCGAGCGACCTCGACGAGGTGGCGCTCGGCGGACCGATCGCGCCCGACCACGTGCTCGGCGTCGGTGGCGCGTCGATGACGCTCGCGGGGCTGCAGCTGCCCGTGCCGGCGGACCGTGTGTTGGATCTCGGGACCGGCTGCGGCATCCAGGCGCTGCGGGCCCGCCGGGCCGCCGAGGCGGTCGTCGCGACCGACGTCTCCGAGCCAGCGCTGCGCTTTGCCCGGCTGAACGCCCTGCTCAACGACGTGGCCGGGGTGCAGACCCGGCACGGGAGCCTGTTCGAGCCCGTTGCGGGCGAGAGCTTCGATCGCATCGTCTCCAACCCGCCCTTCGTCATCACTCCGCGGGCCACGGGGGTGCCCGCCTACGAGTACCGCGACGGCGGATTGGAGGGCGACGATCTCGTTCGGGCCGTCGTCACGGGCGCGGGAACCCACCTCTCGCCCGGGGGGACGGCGCAGCTGCTCGGCAACTGGGAGTACCGGGACGGGGAGGACGGGCTCGAGCGCGTGCGGGAGTGGGTGGCCCTCTCGCCCGTCGCGTTGGATGCGTGGGTCATCGAGCGGGAACGCCTCGACCCCGTCGCCTACGCCGAGCTGTGGATCCGCGATGGCGGCACGGTGCCGGGCAGCCCGGGCTACGACGTCCTGCTCTCGGCGTGGCTGGACGACTTCGCGGCGCGGGGGGTCGACGAGATCGGCTTCGGCTACATCCTGCTGCGCCGCCCTCGGGAGGGACGCCCGACGCTCGCCCGGTACGAGCGCGTGGCGCAGCCGGTGGCCGAGCGCGCGCTCGGGGCGCACCTGGCGGCGTGCCTCGTGGCGCACGACCGGCAGCGCGCGCTCGACGACGACGGGCTCGCGGCATCCGTCCTGCAGGTCGCCGACGACGTGACCGAGGCCCGCCACCACCTGCCGGGTGCCGCCGACCCGAGCGTCATCGAGCTGCGGCAGGGCGGTGGCTTCTCCCGCACGATCCCCGTGGACCCCGCGCTCGCGGCCCTCGTCGGCGCGTGCGACGGCGAGCTGCCGGTCGGACGCCTGATCGACGCGATCGCCCAGCTGATGGAGGTGGATGCCGCGGCGCTGCGCGAAGACCTGCTGCCGCGCGTCCGGGACCTGCTCGGCGACGGGCTGCTGCGCTTCGCGGGCTCGTAG
- a CDS encoding DUF6049 family protein, which yields MRTGSACAASASRPRARLAIFFAMLALALLALCAPAAPGASAAPLPTPNPTATADAGDAPLVTVAALNRGLVRTGEPLSVSVVAENPSDAELEPTTAGVSVGTAPITDPAILDGWLANTTDLETAVIDRQPVPAIAAGESVAITSSIAAETPGWAGLAPGVYPIEAAVGASEPARGAIVLLDTAAPPATAPVGIVVPITAGPRTTGLLSAEELVSLTAADGRLTQLVDGVSGSAAVLAIDPAIVASIRVLGTAAPASSTQWLARLEALPNTRFALQFADADVATQVHAGLSGLLEPRGLAYAVDPADVAEDTATPTPAPTGAPATPSPAPTGEPDDGGEPVLPDLAELTEIPGARSGVFWPAEGHADDGVVQTLAAWAEASGDTPDPLTLLASDAAERDTVTAAGTVGDADVLVYDSAASAALTAAAEPGDTSRAEALSTLSAHLALATTRASGPVLLAVDRLDEASAFGLQTALGGVSGYLGTAPLGWDELRAAEATPTRALAPAPAEHVEALQRLLVGEERLEVFSAVIDEPSLMLEPERTAILQLIGAGWFDDEEWPAAMADHAEQTQATLTAVELQPPSTIQLISPEAGLQFFVRNDLPWAANVVLVAVPDNLRLDVERTTVVRAEPGVNTRVQVPVRARVGSGEVDISLRLLSPTSEQVGPERVAEVQVRAEWEAIGIVVLSVLVVGFIATGVVRTVLRRRRAKRAEETSG from the coding sequence GTGCGGACCGGATCCGCGTGCGCGGCATCCGCATCCCGCCCCCGCGCCCGGCTCGCGATCTTCTTCGCGATGCTCGCGCTGGCGCTGCTGGCGCTGTGTGCACCGGCGGCCCCGGGCGCGAGCGCGGCCCCGCTGCCCACGCCGAACCCGACGGCGACGGCGGATGCCGGGGACGCCCCCCTCGTCACCGTCGCCGCCCTGAACCGGGGTCTCGTACGCACCGGCGAGCCGCTGTCGGTGTCGGTCGTGGCCGAGAACCCGTCGGATGCCGAGCTGGAGCCGACGACGGCGGGCGTCTCGGTGGGCACGGCGCCGATCACAGACCCGGCGATCCTCGACGGGTGGCTCGCGAACACCACGGATCTCGAAACGGCCGTGATCGACCGGCAGCCCGTCCCCGCCATCGCCGCGGGCGAGAGCGTCGCGATCACGTCCAGCATCGCCGCCGAGACGCCCGGCTGGGCGGGCCTCGCACCCGGGGTCTACCCCATCGAGGCCGCCGTCGGCGCGAGCGAGCCGGCCCGCGGGGCGATCGTGCTGCTCGATACGGCCGCCCCGCCGGCCACCGCCCCCGTCGGCATCGTCGTGCCGATCACGGCGGGCCCCCGAACGACGGGCCTGCTGAGCGCGGAGGAGCTCGTTTCCCTGACCGCCGCAGACGGTCGGCTCACACAGCTGGTCGACGGCGTGTCGGGATCCGCGGCCGTCCTCGCGATCGATCCCGCGATCGTCGCCTCCATCCGTGTTCTGGGCACCGCCGCCCCCGCGTCGTCGACGCAATGGCTGGCCCGGCTGGAGGCCCTGCCGAACACCCGCTTCGCCCTGCAGTTCGCAGACGCGGATGTCGCGACCCAGGTGCATGCCGGGCTCTCCGGCCTGCTCGAGCCGCGGGGGCTCGCCTACGCCGTGGACCCGGCCGACGTCGCCGAGGACACCGCGACGCCCACCCCCGCCCCCACCGGCGCGCCGGCGACCCCGTCCCCGGCGCCGACGGGGGAACCCGACGACGGAGGTGAGCCCGTCCTCCCCGACCTCGCGGAGCTGACCGAGATCCCCGGCGCCCGCAGCGGTGTCTTCTGGCCCGCCGAGGGACACGCGGACGACGGCGTCGTGCAGACCCTCGCGGCCTGGGCCGAAGCATCCGGAGACACCCCCGATCCGCTGACGCTGCTCGCCTCCGACGCCGCCGAGCGCGACACCGTCACCGCCGCGGGAACCGTGGGCGACGCCGACGTCCTCGTCTACGACTCCGCCGCCTCGGCCGCACTGACCGCCGCTGCCGAGCCCGGCGACACGTCGCGCGCCGAGGCGCTGTCGACCCTCTCCGCTCACCTTGCCCTCGCCACGACGCGGGCCTCCGGTCCGGTCCTGCTCGCCGTGGACCGCCTCGACGAGGCATCCGCATTCGGCCTGCAGACCGCCCTCGGCGGGGTGTCGGGCTACCTGGGTACCGCCCCCCTCGGCTGGGACGAGCTGCGCGCCGCCGAAGCCACTCCCACCAGGGCGCTCGCCCCCGCCCCGGCCGAACACGTGGAAGCGTTGCAGCGGTTGCTCGTCGGCGAAGAGCGGCTGGAGGTCTTCTCGGCCGTCATCGACGAGCCCTCGCTGATGCTCGAACCCGAGCGCACCGCGATCCTGCAGCTCATCGGCGCCGGCTGGTTCGACGACGAGGAGTGGCCGGCGGCGATGGCGGACCACGCGGAACAGACGCAGGCGACGCTCACCGCCGTCGAGTTGCAGCCGCCCTCCACGATCCAGCTCATCAGCCCGGAGGCGGGCCTGCAGTTCTTCGTGCGCAACGATCTTCCCTGGGCCGCCAACGTCGTGCTCGTCGCGGTGCCCGACAACCTGCGCCTGGATGTCGAGCGCACGACCGTCGTGCGGGCGGAGCCGGGCGTGAACACGCGTGTGCAGGTGCCCGTGCGGGCCCGAGTCGGCAGCGGCGAGGTCGACATCTCGCTGCGGCTGCTGAGCCCCACGTCGGAGCAGGTGGGCCCGGAGCGCGTCGCCGAGGTGCAGGTGCGCGCCGAGTGGGAGGCGATCGGGATCGTCGTGCTCTCGGTGCTCGTGGTCGGCTTCATCGCGACGGGGGTCGTGCGCACGGTCCTGCGGCGCCGGCGCGCGAAGCGGGCGGAGGAGACGAGTGGCTAG
- the murJ gene encoding murein biosynthesis integral membrane protein MurJ produces the protein MASLGRASAVLAAGTLISRVTGLVRSVVLVLALGSVASGAADAFAIANQLPNNIYAIISTGILTGVIVPQIVRAAAHADGGGAFVSKLLTLGTVVLVVTTGLATLAAPWLVQLFATFAGAQYALTVAFAYWCLPQLFFYGLYALVGETLNARRVFGPYTWAPIVNNVVSIAGFGIFIALFGPHRSDVLDWSADMITVLAGTATLGIAAQALLLVAFWRRAGLRVRPDFAWRGMGLRHMGTLAWWTFLMVIVGQIAGLVQTRIASQASEIAPSIATMNYAWFIFILPYSVIAVSIGTPYFTQLSEHAAAGRHDEVRTDLAASIRSVCFFMVGALAAVAAASVTVSRIFSESAPDAAEFALVLGAYLVGLVPLSILYIVQRTFYAYGDTVRPFVFTLVQAVLVVVTAVAASAVLPIERLAAGIALGQSLAGLVQLALAIWLLRRKLGRLELTATLGSLARFFAAGLPAGAAGWGLFLAFGGVGGWAAASVPLAVVGTIVIGAVVAAVYVAVLAAFRAPELAVLGSVVRRFRR, from the coding sequence GTGGCTAGCCTCGGCCGCGCGAGCGCCGTACTCGCCGCCGGCACCCTGATATCCCGGGTGACCGGACTGGTGCGCTCGGTCGTGCTGGTGCTCGCGCTCGGATCCGTCGCTTCGGGAGCGGCCGATGCGTTCGCCATCGCCAACCAGCTTCCGAACAACATCTACGCGATCATCTCCACCGGCATCCTCACGGGCGTGATCGTTCCCCAGATCGTGCGGGCGGCCGCGCACGCCGACGGGGGCGGCGCGTTCGTCTCCAAGCTGCTGACGCTCGGGACGGTCGTACTCGTCGTCACGACGGGCCTCGCGACGCTCGCGGCACCCTGGCTCGTGCAGCTGTTCGCCACGTTCGCGGGTGCGCAGTACGCGCTGACGGTCGCGTTCGCGTACTGGTGCCTGCCGCAGCTGTTCTTCTACGGGTTGTACGCGCTCGTGGGCGAGACCCTCAACGCGCGTCGCGTGTTCGGGCCGTACACGTGGGCCCCGATCGTCAACAACGTCGTGTCGATCGCCGGGTTCGGCATCTTCATCGCCCTCTTCGGGCCGCACCGCTCCGACGTGCTCGACTGGTCGGCGGACATGATCACGGTTCTCGCCGGAACCGCGACGCTCGGGATCGCCGCACAGGCGCTGCTGCTCGTCGCCTTCTGGCGTCGCGCCGGCCTGCGCGTCCGGCCCGACTTCGCGTGGCGGGGCATGGGCCTTCGCCACATGGGAACGCTCGCATGGTGGACGTTCCTCATGGTGATCGTCGGCCAGATCGCGGGCCTCGTGCAGACGCGCATCGCCAGCCAGGCCTCGGAGATCGCCCCGTCGATCGCGACCATGAACTACGCGTGGTTCATCTTCATCCTCCCGTACTCGGTCATCGCCGTCTCGATCGGCACCCCCTACTTCACGCAGCTGAGCGAGCACGCCGCCGCGGGCCGCCACGACGAGGTGCGTACCGATCTCGCGGCGAGCATCCGCAGCGTCTGTTTCTTCATGGTCGGAGCCCTCGCCGCCGTCGCCGCGGCGTCGGTCACCGTCTCGCGCATCTTCTCGGAATCGGCGCCGGATGCCGCGGAGTTCGCCCTCGTGCTGGGTGCGTACCTCGTCGGGCTCGTCCCGCTCTCGATCCTCTACATCGTGCAGCGCACCTTCTACGCCTACGGCGACACCGTGCGCCCCTTCGTCTTCACCCTCGTGCAGGCGGTGCTCGTCGTCGTGACGGCCGTCGCCGCCTCCGCCGTGCTGCCGATCGAGCGGCTCGCGGCCGGCATCGCGCTCGGCCAGTCGCTCGCGGGTCTCGTGCAGCTCGCCCTCGCCATCTGGCTGCTCCGGCGCAAGCTCGGTCGCCTCGAGCTCACCGCGACGCTCGGATCGCTCGCGCGCTTCTTCGCGGCGGGCCTGCCCGCGGGAGCGGCCGGGTGGGGCCTCTTCCTCGCGTTCGGGGGCGTCGGGGGCTGGGCCGCGGCATCCGTGCCCCTGGCCGTCGTCGGCACGATCGTCATCGGCGCGGTCGTCGCTGCCGTGTACGTCGCCGTCCTCGCGGCCTTCCGTGCGCCCGAGCTGGCGGTGCTCGGAAGCGTCGTGCGCCGCTTCCGCCGGTGA
- the trxB gene encoding thioredoxin-disulfide reductase: MRQVIIIGSGPAGYTAAIYAARANLEPLVVASSVEAGGELMNTTEVENFPGFPEGIQGPELMDKMREQAEKFGAEVLYDDVVELDLDGAVKKVTLGSGAVHEASAVIFATGSAYRKLGLEGEERLSGRGVSWCATCDGFFFRERTIAVVGGGDSAMEEATFLTRFASKVYIIHRKDTLRASKIMQERAFADPKIEFIWNAEIADILGEDAVSGVVLRSTEDGTTRELPLDGLFVAIGNDPRTHLVHGKLELAPEGTIKVDGRSSRTTVPGVFAAGDVIDPTYRQAVTAAGSGTVAALDAEHFLAALAQAEQKADAAVA, encoded by the coding sequence GTGCGTCAGGTCATCATCATCGGCTCCGGTCCGGCGGGGTACACCGCCGCCATCTACGCCGCGCGCGCCAACCTCGAGCCGCTCGTGGTCGCCAGCTCCGTCGAGGCCGGCGGCGAGCTGATGAACACCACCGAGGTGGAGAACTTCCCCGGGTTCCCCGAGGGCATCCAGGGCCCCGAGCTCATGGACAAGATGCGCGAGCAGGCCGAGAAGTTCGGCGCCGAGGTGCTCTACGACGATGTCGTGGAGCTCGACCTCGACGGCGCCGTGAAGAAGGTCACGCTCGGCAGCGGTGCGGTGCACGAGGCATCCGCGGTGATCTTCGCGACCGGGTCCGCCTACCGCAAGCTGGGCCTGGAGGGCGAGGAGCGCCTGTCCGGTCGGGGCGTGTCGTGGTGCGCCACGTGCGACGGCTTCTTCTTCCGGGAGCGCACGATCGCCGTCGTCGGCGGCGGCGACTCGGCCATGGAGGAGGCGACCTTCCTCACGCGGTTCGCCTCGAAGGTGTACATCATCCACCGCAAGGACACCCTGCGTGCGTCGAAGATCATGCAGGAGCGGGCATTCGCCGACCCGAAGATCGAGTTCATCTGGAACGCCGAGATCGCCGACATCCTGGGCGAGGACGCCGTGAGCGGCGTCGTGCTGCGCTCCACCGAGGACGGCACGACTCGCGAGCTGCCCCTCGACGGTCTCTTCGTCGCGATCGGGAACGACCCCCGCACCCACCTCGTGCACGGCAAGCTCGAGCTCGCCCCTGAGGGCACGATCAAGGTCGACGGCCGTTCTTCGCGCACGACCGTCCCCGGTGTCTTCGCCGCGGGCGACGTCATCGACCCCACCTACCGTCAGGCCGTCACGGCGGCCGGCAGCGGAACGGTCGCGGCGCTGGATGCCGAGCACTTCCTGGCCGCGCTCGCTCAGGCGGAGCAGAAGGCCGACGCCGCCGTCGCATAG
- the trxA gene encoding thioredoxin, whose translation MTAKATTSGTWEQDVLQAEGPVLVDFWAEWCGPCRMVAPVLDQIQSENPDKITILKLNVDENPDLAMKYQITSIPAMKVFEGGEVKTTIIGAKPKFALEQDLKPFIG comes from the coding sequence ATGACCGCCAAGGCCACCACCTCGGGCACCTGGGAGCAGGACGTGCTCCAGGCCGAGGGTCCCGTGCTCGTCGACTTCTGGGCCGAATGGTGCGGACCCTGCCGCATGGTTGCGCCCGTTCTCGATCAGATCCAGTCGGAGAACCCCGACAAGATCACGATCCTCAAGCTCAACGTCGATGAGAACCCCGATCTGGCCATGAAGTACCAGATCACGTCGATCCCTGCCATGAAGGTTTTCGAAGGCGGCGAGGTGAAGACGACGATCATCGGCGCGAAGCCCAAGTTCGCGCTCGAGCAGGACCTCAAGCCGTTCATCGGCTGA
- a CDS encoding ParB/RepB/Spo0J family partition protein, which yields MPAKRTGLGRGIGALIPTSESESRPVDVFFPGASRTAAVSADEVATDVIAPPTLDGHAPASGSADAGAAAGEEELVDVPGARLVHLDPHSIVPNPRQPRTHFDADELAELIHSVREFGVLQPVVVRPSDDQPDTYELIMGERRTRAAREAGLESIPAVIRDTAEEHLLRDALLENLHRSQLNPLEEASAYQQLLEDFGITQEELATRIGRSRPQISNTIRLLRLPVPVQQRVAAGVLSAGHARAILSLEDGDAMQRLADKVVNEDLSVRATEAAARSGVDSKRARPQAGTRRGHLDEVAERVGDRLDTRVRISLSAKKGQIVIDFASIQDLNRIIGEMGVDAYGAV from the coding sequence ATGCCCGCGAAAAGAACAGGACTCGGCCGGGGTATCGGCGCGCTCATCCCCACGAGCGAGTCGGAGTCGCGCCCCGTGGATGTGTTCTTCCCCGGCGCATCGCGCACAGCGGCCGTCTCGGCCGACGAGGTCGCGACCGACGTGATCGCCCCGCCGACGCTCGACGGCCACGCCCCGGCATCCGGGAGCGCGGATGCCGGGGCCGCCGCGGGAGAGGAGGAGCTCGTCGATGTGCCCGGCGCGCGGCTCGTCCACCTCGACCCGCACTCGATCGTCCCGAACCCCCGCCAGCCCCGCACGCACTTCGACGCCGACGAACTCGCCGAGCTGATCCACAGCGTGCGGGAGTTCGGCGTGCTGCAGCCCGTCGTCGTCCGTCCGAGCGACGACCAGCCCGATACGTACGAGCTGATCATGGGAGAGCGCCGCACCCGCGCGGCGCGCGAAGCCGGGCTGGAGTCCATTCCCGCCGTCATCCGCGACACGGCCGAGGAGCACCTGCTCCGCGACGCGCTGCTGGAGAACCTCCACCGCTCTCAGCTGAACCCGCTCGAAGAGGCATCCGCCTACCAGCAGCTTCTGGAGGACTTCGGCATCACCCAGGAGGAGCTCGCCACGCGCATCGGACGATCGCGCCCGCAGATCTCCAACACCATCCGCCTTCTCCGCCTTCCCGTTCCCGTGCAGCAGCGGGTCGCGGCCGGGGTGCTGTCGGCGGGCCACGCGCGGGCGATCCTGTCGCTCGAGGACGGCGACGCGATGCAGCGCCTGGCCGACAAGGTCGTCAACGAGGATCTCTCCGTGCGTGCCACGGAGGCGGCCGCGAGAAGCGGCGTCGACTCCAAGCGCGCACGGCCGCAGGCGGGCACGCGCCGTGGTCACCTCGACGAGGTGGCGGAACGGGTGGGCGACCGGCTCGACACCCGCGTGCGCATCTCTCTGTCGGCAAAAAAAGGCCAGATCGTGATTGATTTCGCTTCCATCCAGGACCTCAATCGCATCATCGGAGAGATGGGCGTGGACGCCTACGGCGCCGTCTGA
- a CDS encoding ParA family protein has product MEHSERAQHTASASLDDTPLARELADLSARRRALEGVDVDLPVDTRIMTVSNQKGGVGKTTTTVNIAAALASLGAKVLVVDLDPQGNASTALGVVHTAETPSVYDVLIDEFPLADIVQQSPESPRLLCAPSTIHLAGAEIELVSQVAREHRLRSALDDFLASQEEPIHFVIIDCPPSLGLLTINAFAAADEVFIPIQCEYYALEGLSQLLGSVRMIQKHLNPPLHVSTILLTMYDGRTKLAQQVAEEVRSHFADQVLRTVIPRSVRVSEAPSFGQTVIAYDGQSAGAIAYREAAVEITRRGVPAPARTAQQEGAS; this is encoded by the coding sequence CGCTCGGGAGCTGGCCGACCTCAGTGCCCGGCGCCGCGCCCTCGAGGGGGTCGACGTCGATCTGCCCGTCGACACGCGCATCATGACCGTGTCCAACCAGAAGGGCGGGGTCGGCAAGACGACGACGACGGTGAACATCGCGGCAGCGCTCGCATCACTGGGTGCGAAGGTGCTCGTCGTCGACCTCGACCCGCAGGGAAACGCCTCGACGGCACTCGGCGTCGTGCACACCGCGGAAACGCCCAGTGTGTACGACGTGCTGATCGACGAATTCCCTCTCGCCGACATCGTGCAGCAGAGCCCGGAATCGCCACGTCTCCTGTGCGCCCCCAGCACGATCCATCTCGCGGGCGCGGAGATCGAGCTGGTGTCGCAGGTGGCGCGCGAGCACCGTCTGCGATCGGCCCTCGATGACTTCCTGGCGTCGCAGGAGGAGCCGATCCACTTCGTCATCATCGATTGCCCCCCGTCGCTCGGGTTGCTGACGATCAACGCGTTCGCGGCCGCGGATGAGGTCTTCATCCCCATCCAGTGCGAGTACTACGCGCTGGAGGGCCTCAGCCAGCTCCTCGGCAGTGTGCGCATGATCCAGAAGCACCTGAATCCCCCCCTTCACGTCTCGACCATCCTGCTGACGATGTACGACGGGCGCACCAAGCTCGCCCAGCAGGTGGCGGAGGAGGTTCGCTCGCACTTTGCCGACCAGGTGCTGCGCACCGTCATTCCGCGTTCGGTGCGGGTGTCGGAGGCGCCGAGCTTCGGCCAGACCGTCATCGCGTACGACGGCCAGTCGGCCGGCGCCATCGCCTACCGCGAGGCCGCGGTCGAGATCACACGTCGAGGGGTGCCCGCCCCGGCACGCACCGCTCAGCAGGAAGGAGCGAGCTGA